A stretch of Caenorhabditis elegans chromosome IV DNA encodes these proteins:
- the T11G6.5 gene encoding DBH-like monooxygenase protein 1 (Confirmed by transcript evidence) codes for MDKNMASEEGWKHMVASNVKMIENHRLRHNFQTYMKKHTVEKELLMYRIVYDDEEIQKITENGLCVNSDGISDIGDPRQGVLLYPSPATAFAGRFLYRNVPIKVMVFRVTNAGKRHEVPLSSGQVAPSKSKKHNCHVMMKTETNSAKFHRFILEHSLAGVYYYEYLPNMTDVYKIPAMILPHAIITYELQENALPNSQKAFNKINRTFLNFRKTEECKHTLVLNSEIEGTLFKPYISKTVPSILNCTKATPTIYSINDLNTFPELLALRSPEYFGKLLTSEAVFIYEYGMATHYVLQFPRQHKEFVNVLRDEKCILVNAQYPWTTFYIPSGNIATEFGLPYQESSLHVIVYRMPSNENVQSLYFCCQESFMFSPQWTLANEFEKTATLGYAPVNFIENLDEDSEDDKEEDEQYTGYSPDYVAPVFRTPRGDKVVPKGILRTVGCKPRNLKVRWNDEDSTGNERKQLCFVKEFTNDTVPHHDHSILSFDEMRKQEEIEKRQQGQDEVVQLQLGKTDIENQGTDDVFKQAISRTNAQRESVERESSQSPQLYDPKRIPHSASISTNIPGSPTQFNRPPPVLHSPRSALPSAGPFSSPQPVPRFNGPPSSFILPSIYPPPPPGVSLNQLPPRVPVPIIRPPNDLQSIEPKVPLKPNFSIPPPPLPAPPPTTISTTTVIAGPVSAEATSTTLLSLEEIGEAEMDIETNDEDDSIIEIEPSKEVKPAPQEEENDILRMVFTPSQPTLLQSSLESLKNSVSLMELLQKKEKMNPIVTTTSLPELNTDSAPQSSQIKFSLSKPKSTANTNVLIEDDDDNVEKVIDESTKAGCSQDVDYRTSAPKDRDDRPKDIDDRFDNIPLPKISPDEEMKKRLTAQFHGKLRAHGKEIEDKVKSYSYHDMQMSEPNSNPFEMSSVAGLFPALSLATFGPEGISIGRRESDPAPVNSRVEEPEQIRSPSPEITRMADVEEYIPKTFLTQNQNQKQKCVIVPTESKAGYETYHGERPNSSMENTIAPKKSPKKPKDHDSVGSVISDEQVKQSWDNLMKKKPTASPSIDKEDGEWASDDESRERKNLPSTSSSSVIILSPPPHPSQKKIQPPVAPPGISNLNRPGNNYSGPSQSFRPNQQYNPNFNHQRPPFQFGFNPRGRGRGNFNNRGGHNYNMGHGRNGNNFFNQSMPAGNGWMTTLRPLIDHDVESLCILIDPELGTDNMKMNELNSLFTEMHNLKKLMKPNWPRVQSTIYLHNMAFENMKNIKNKSMHKYFQTFNDFIRCHPPLVEVLPLHFCDRGATGSGLANCIAGVTKHVGAKHAIFLTQNHKPESAIVQCMLECEVKVMSIRLLAQFLEKITGDPVTI; via the exons ATGGACAAGAACATGGCATCGGAAGAAGGATGGAAGCATATGGTGGCTTCAAATGTAAAGATGATTGAAAATCACAGGCTAAGGCACAAT tttcaaacaTACATGAAAAAGCACACAGTAGAGAAAGAGTTGCTCATGTATCGTATTGTTTACGATGatgaagaaattcaaaaaatcacggaGAACGGACTTTGTGTGAACAGTGATGGAATTAGTGATATTGGAGATCCACGACAAGGAGTTTTACTTTATCCATCTCCTGCTACTGCGTTTGCTGGACGTTTTCTATACCGAAATGTTCCTATCAAAGTTATGGTATTCCGAGTCACAAATGCTGGAAAGCGACACGAGGTTCCATTGTCCTCGGGACAAGTAGCTCcgtcaaaatcaaaaaaacataattgcCATGTAATGATGAAAACGGAAACCAACTCTGCTAAATTTCACCGTTTCATACTT gAGCATTCTCTAGCGGGTGTCTATTACTACGAGTATTTGCCGAACATGACTGATGTCTATAAGATTCCGGCCATGATCTTGCCACATGCGATTATCACTTACGAGTTACAAGAGAACGCCCTTCCAAACAGCCAGAAGGCTTTTAATAAAAT caaccGAACCTTTCTCAACTTCCGAAAAACGGAGGAATGCAAGCATACTCTGGTTCTTAATTCAGAGATCGAAGGGACTTTGTTCAAACCGTACATATCAAAAACGGTGCCATCAATTTT AAATTGCACGAAAGCAACCCCAACTATCTACAGCATCAATGATCTCAATACATTCCCAGAGCTTCTTGCATTAAGATCTCCTGAATATTTCGGTAAACTTCTCACGTCGGAGGCTGTTTTCATTTACGAATATGGAATGGCTACACATTATGTTCTTCAGTTCCCAAGACAACATAAAGAATTTGTGAACGTGCTTCGAGATGAAAAATGT ATTCTGGTAAATGCCCAATATCCGTGGACGACTTTTTATATACCATCAGGCAATATTGCTACAGAATTCGGACTTCCATATCAAGAAAGCTCTCTTCATGTTATTGTTTACCGGATGCCATCAAATGAGAATGTTCAAAGCTTGTATTTTTGTTGTCAAGAATCATTCATGTTTTCTCCTCAATGGACATTGGCTAAtgagtttgaaaaaac AGCAACGTTAGGATATGCACCAGTTAACTTCATTGAAAATCTGGACGAAGATTCGGAAGATGataaagaagaagatgaacaATACACTGGATACTCTCCGGATTATGTTGCACCTGTTTTCAGAACACCGAGAGGAGATAAAGTGGTTCCTAAGGGAATTCTACGAACAGTTGGCTGCAAACCAAGAAATCTTAAAGTTAGATGGAACGACGAAGATAGTACTGGAAATGAGAGGAAGCAGCTATGTTTCGTCAAGGAATTCACTAATGATACTGTCCCACACCACGATCATTCAATTTTGTCATTCGATGAGATGAGGAAACAGGAGGAGATTGAAAAAAGACAGCAAGGACAAGATGAAGTTGTACAACTTCAATTGGGAAAGACTGATATAGAAAACCAAGGAACTGACGATGTATTTAAACAAGCAATTTCTCGAACTAATGCCCAAAGAGAAAGTGTTGAAAGGGAATCCTCACAGTCACCACAGCTTTATGATCCCAAG AGAATTCCTCATTCTGCGAGTATTTCGACGAATATTCCTGGTTCTCCGACTCAGTTCAACCGTCCTCCACCAGTATTGCATTCTCCTCGTTCGGCACTTCCTTCTGCTGGACCATTTTCTTCACCACAACCAGTGCCTCGTTTCAATGGTCCGCCTTCAAGCTTTATCCTTCCTTCAATTTATCCTCCACCTCCCCCCGGTGTTTCTTTAAATCAACTTCCTCCGCGCGTTCCCGTACCAATCATTCGACCTCCAAACGATCTTCAATCAATCGAGCCGAAGGTTCCATTAAAGCCCAACTTCAGTATACCTCCACCTCCGTTACCGGCTCCACCACCTACTACCATTTCAACCACGACTGTCATTGCTGGTCCAGTTTCTGCAGAAGCAACCTCGACTACTTTACTTTCTTTAGAAGAAATAGGGGAAGCTGAAATGGATATTGAAACCAATGATGAAGATGACTCTATAATTGAAATAGAGCCGAGCAAGGAAGTAAAACCTGCACCAcaggaagaagaaaatgatattttgagAATGGTTTTCACTCCATCTCAGCCAACATT attGCAATCTAGTTTGGAATCTCTAAAAAACTCGGTCTCACTGATGGAGTTGctgcagaaaaaagaaaaaatgaatccAATTGTAACCACCACTTCCTTGCCAGAATTGAATACCGATTCAGCTCCACAAAGTTCTCAAATCAAGTTTTCGCTGAGCAAACCAAAATCAACGGCAAATACGAATGTACTAATAGAAGACGATGATGATAATGTTGAAAAGGTTATCGATGAATCTACAAAAGCAGGATGTTCCCAAGACGTTGACTATAG AACCAGTGCACCGAAAGATCGCGATGACCGTCCGAAAGATATTGATGATCGTTTTGATAATATTCCTCTTCCAAAAATATCGCCTGAcgaagaaatgaagaaacgGTTAACTGCTCAGTTTCATGGAAAACTACGTGCACATGGAAAAGAAATCGAGGATAAAGTTAAAAGTTATAGTTATCATGATATGCAGATGTCGGAACCTAACTCGAATCCTTTTGAAATGTCGTCTGTTGCTGGATTGTTTCCTGCGTTATCTCTTGCCACATTTGGTCCAGAAGGAATTTCTATAGGACGAAGAGAATCTGATCCAGCTCCCGTTAATTCTCGTGTAGAAGAACCAGAACAAATTCGCTCACCAAGTCCGGAAATCACTCGAATGGCAGATGTGGAAGAGTACATACCGAAGACTTTCCTCACCCAAAATCagaatcaaaaacaaaaatgtgtgaTTGTTCCCACTGAATCG AAAGCTGGTTATGAGACCTATCATGGAGAACGTCCGAATTCAAGTATGGAAAATACGATTGCACCAAAAAAGTCGCCGAAAAAGCCGAAAGATCATGACTCAGTTGGATCAGTCATTTCTGATGAACAAGTGAAACAGTCTTGGGacaatttgatgaaaaagaaGCCAACGGCATCTCCTTCGATTGATAAAGAAGATGGAGAGTGGGCTAGTGATGACGAGAGCCGGGAGCGGAAAAACTTACCATCAACCTCATCATCTTCAGTGATTATACTTTCACCTCCACCTCATCCgtctcagaaaaaaatacaaccGCCAGTAGCTCCTCCTGGAATTTCAAATCTAAATCGTCCTGGAAATAATTATTCAGGTCCCTCTCAG tcattCCGTCCAAATCAGCAATACAATCCGAATTTCAACCATCAAAGGCCTCCATTCCAATTTGGATTCAATCCACGTGGACGTGGAAGAGGAAACTTCAATAATCGCGGAGGTCATAATTATAACATGGGACACGGTCGGAATGGAAATAACTTCTTTAATCAATCAATGCCAGCAGGAAATGGGTGGATGACCACCT TGAGGCCACTAATCGATCATGATGTGGAGAGCTTATGCATCTTAATCGATCCAGAGTTGGGTACGGACaatatgaaaatgaatgaacTGAATTCATTGTTCACTGAAATGCACAACCTGAAGAAATTAATGAAGCCCAACTGGCCACGTGTCCAATCAACTATTTATCTTCACAATATGGCTTTTGAGAATATGAAGAACATTAAGAACAAGAGCATGCACAAGTACTTCCAAacttttaatgattttatCAGATGTCATCCACCATTGGTCGAGGTACTACCACTTCATTTTTGTGACAGAGGCGCCACAGGCTCG GGTCTGGCGAATTGCATTGCAGGAGTCACTAAGCATGTTGGCGCAAAACACGCTATTTTCTTGACCCAAa ATCACAAACCAGAGTCTGCTATAGTTCAATGCATGCTAGAATGCGAAGTAAAAGTGATGTCGATTCGACTACTTGCTcagtttcttgaaaaaatcacgGGTGATCCGGTCACAATCTAA
- the T11G6.5 gene encoding SET domain-containing protein (Confirmed by transcript evidence) has protein sequence MEKKKPPSNFVIPKKRKLDPPPVTIEELPSPEISGKIEIVEATTEQRNELAESAKKSMDKNMASEEGWKHMVASNVKMIENHRLRHNFQTYMKKHTVEKELLMYRIVYDDEEIQKITENGLCVNSDGISDIGDPRQGVLLYPSPATAFAGRFLYRNVPIKVMVFRVTNAGKRHEVPLSSGQVAPSKSKKHNCHVMMKTETNSAKFHRFILEHSLAGVYYYEYLPNMTDVYKIPAMILPHAIITYELQENALPNSQKAFNKINRTFLNFRKTEECKHTLVLNSEIEGTLFKPYISKTVPSILNCTKATPTIYSINDLNTFPELLALRSPEYFGKLLTSEAVFIYEYGMATHYVLQFPRQHKEFVNVLRDEKCILVNAQYPWTTFYIPSGNIATEFGLPYQESSLHVIVYRMPSNENVQSLYFCCQESFMFSPQWTLANEFEKTATLGYAPVNFIENLDEDSEDDKEEDEQYTGYSPDYVAPVFRTPRGDKVVPKGILRTVGCKPRNLKVRWNDEDSTGNERKQLCFVKEFTNDTVPHHDHSILSFDEMRKQEEIEKRQQGQDEVVQLQLGKTDIENQGTDDVFKQAISRTNAQRESVERESSQSPQLYDPKRIPHSASISTNIPGSPTQFNRPPPVLHSPRSALPSAGPFSSPQPVPRFNGPPSSFILPSIYPPPPPGVSLNQLPPRVPVPIIRPPNDLQSIEPKVPLKPNFSIPPPPLPAPPPTTISTTTVIAGPVSAEATSTTLLSLEEIGEAEMDIETNDEDDSIIEIEPSKEVKPAPQEEENDILRMVFTPSQPTLLQSSLESLKNSVSLMELLQKKEKMNPIVTTTSLPELNTDSAPQSSQIKFSLSKPKSTANTNVLIEDDDDNVEKVIDESTKAGCSQDVDYRTSAPKDRDDRPKDIDDRFDNIPLPKISPDEEMKKRLTAQFHGKLRAHGKEIEDKVKSYSYHDMQMSEPNSNPFEMSSVAGLFPALSLATFGPEGISIGRRESDPAPVNSRVEEPEQIRSPSPEITRMADVEEYIPKTFLTQNQNQKQKCVIVPTESKAGYETYHGERPNSSMENTIAPKKSPKKPKDHDSVGSVISDEQVKQSWDNLMKKKPTASPSIDKEDGEWASDDESRERKNLPSTSSSSVIILSPPPHPSQKKIQPPVAPPGISNLNRPGNNYSGPSQSFRPNQQYNPNFNHQRPPFQFGFNPRGRGRGNFNNRGGHNYNMGHGRNGNNFFNQSMPAGNGWMTTLRPLIDHDVESLCILIDPELGTDNMKMNELNSLFTEMHNLKKLMKPNWPRVQSTIYLHNMAFENMKNIKNKSMHKYFQTFNDFIRCHPPLVEVLPLHFCDRGATGSGLANCIAGVTKHVGAKHAIFLTQNHKPESAIVQCMLECEVKVMSIRLLAQFLEKITGDPVTI, from the exons atggaGAAGAAAAAACCACCAAGCAATTTTGTAATTCCTAAAAAACGCAAGTTGGATCCGCCACCGGTGACGATTGAAGAGTTGCCTTCTCCGGAGATCTCAG gtaaaattgaaattgtcgAAGCTACGACGGAGCAGAGAAATGAGCTTGCTGAAAGTGCGAAGAAATCGATGGACAAGAACATGGCATCGGAAGAAGGATGGAAGCATATGGTGGCTTCAAATGTAAAGATGATTGAAAATCACAGGCTAAGGCACAAT tttcaaacaTACATGAAAAAGCACACAGTAGAGAAAGAGTTGCTCATGTATCGTATTGTTTACGATGatgaagaaattcaaaaaatcacggaGAACGGACTTTGTGTGAACAGTGATGGAATTAGTGATATTGGAGATCCACGACAAGGAGTTTTACTTTATCCATCTCCTGCTACTGCGTTTGCTGGACGTTTTCTATACCGAAATGTTCCTATCAAAGTTATGGTATTCCGAGTCACAAATGCTGGAAAGCGACACGAGGTTCCATTGTCCTCGGGACAAGTAGCTCcgtcaaaatcaaaaaaacataattgcCATGTAATGATGAAAACGGAAACCAACTCTGCTAAATTTCACCGTTTCATACTT gAGCATTCTCTAGCGGGTGTCTATTACTACGAGTATTTGCCGAACATGACTGATGTCTATAAGATTCCGGCCATGATCTTGCCACATGCGATTATCACTTACGAGTTACAAGAGAACGCCCTTCCAAACAGCCAGAAGGCTTTTAATAAAAT caaccGAACCTTTCTCAACTTCCGAAAAACGGAGGAATGCAAGCATACTCTGGTTCTTAATTCAGAGATCGAAGGGACTTTGTTCAAACCGTACATATCAAAAACGGTGCCATCAATTTT AAATTGCACGAAAGCAACCCCAACTATCTACAGCATCAATGATCTCAATACATTCCCAGAGCTTCTTGCATTAAGATCTCCTGAATATTTCGGTAAACTTCTCACGTCGGAGGCTGTTTTCATTTACGAATATGGAATGGCTACACATTATGTTCTTCAGTTCCCAAGACAACATAAAGAATTTGTGAACGTGCTTCGAGATGAAAAATGT ATTCTGGTAAATGCCCAATATCCGTGGACGACTTTTTATATACCATCAGGCAATATTGCTACAGAATTCGGACTTCCATATCAAGAAAGCTCTCTTCATGTTATTGTTTACCGGATGCCATCAAATGAGAATGTTCAAAGCTTGTATTTTTGTTGTCAAGAATCATTCATGTTTTCTCCTCAATGGACATTGGCTAAtgagtttgaaaaaac AGCAACGTTAGGATATGCACCAGTTAACTTCATTGAAAATCTGGACGAAGATTCGGAAGATGataaagaagaagatgaacaATACACTGGATACTCTCCGGATTATGTTGCACCTGTTTTCAGAACACCGAGAGGAGATAAAGTGGTTCCTAAGGGAATTCTACGAACAGTTGGCTGCAAACCAAGAAATCTTAAAGTTAGATGGAACGACGAAGATAGTACTGGAAATGAGAGGAAGCAGCTATGTTTCGTCAAGGAATTCACTAATGATACTGTCCCACACCACGATCATTCAATTTTGTCATTCGATGAGATGAGGAAACAGGAGGAGATTGAAAAAAGACAGCAAGGACAAGATGAAGTTGTACAACTTCAATTGGGAAAGACTGATATAGAAAACCAAGGAACTGACGATGTATTTAAACAAGCAATTTCTCGAACTAATGCCCAAAGAGAAAGTGTTGAAAGGGAATCCTCACAGTCACCACAGCTTTATGATCCCAAG AGAATTCCTCATTCTGCGAGTATTTCGACGAATATTCCTGGTTCTCCGACTCAGTTCAACCGTCCTCCACCAGTATTGCATTCTCCTCGTTCGGCACTTCCTTCTGCTGGACCATTTTCTTCACCACAACCAGTGCCTCGTTTCAATGGTCCGCCTTCAAGCTTTATCCTTCCTTCAATTTATCCTCCACCTCCCCCCGGTGTTTCTTTAAATCAACTTCCTCCGCGCGTTCCCGTACCAATCATTCGACCTCCAAACGATCTTCAATCAATCGAGCCGAAGGTTCCATTAAAGCCCAACTTCAGTATACCTCCACCTCCGTTACCGGCTCCACCACCTACTACCATTTCAACCACGACTGTCATTGCTGGTCCAGTTTCTGCAGAAGCAACCTCGACTACTTTACTTTCTTTAGAAGAAATAGGGGAAGCTGAAATGGATATTGAAACCAATGATGAAGATGACTCTATAATTGAAATAGAGCCGAGCAAGGAAGTAAAACCTGCACCAcaggaagaagaaaatgatattttgagAATGGTTTTCACTCCATCTCAGCCAACATT attGCAATCTAGTTTGGAATCTCTAAAAAACTCGGTCTCACTGATGGAGTTGctgcagaaaaaagaaaaaatgaatccAATTGTAACCACCACTTCCTTGCCAGAATTGAATACCGATTCAGCTCCACAAAGTTCTCAAATCAAGTTTTCGCTGAGCAAACCAAAATCAACGGCAAATACGAATGTACTAATAGAAGACGATGATGATAATGTTGAAAAGGTTATCGATGAATCTACAAAAGCAGGATGTTCCCAAGACGTTGACTATAG AACCAGTGCACCGAAAGATCGCGATGACCGTCCGAAAGATATTGATGATCGTTTTGATAATATTCCTCTTCCAAAAATATCGCCTGAcgaagaaatgaagaaacgGTTAACTGCTCAGTTTCATGGAAAACTACGTGCACATGGAAAAGAAATCGAGGATAAAGTTAAAAGTTATAGTTATCATGATATGCAGATGTCGGAACCTAACTCGAATCCTTTTGAAATGTCGTCTGTTGCTGGATTGTTTCCTGCGTTATCTCTTGCCACATTTGGTCCAGAAGGAATTTCTATAGGACGAAGAGAATCTGATCCAGCTCCCGTTAATTCTCGTGTAGAAGAACCAGAACAAATTCGCTCACCAAGTCCGGAAATCACTCGAATGGCAGATGTGGAAGAGTACATACCGAAGACTTTCCTCACCCAAAATCagaatcaaaaacaaaaatgtgtgaTTGTTCCCACTGAATCG AAAGCTGGTTATGAGACCTATCATGGAGAACGTCCGAATTCAAGTATGGAAAATACGATTGCACCAAAAAAGTCGCCGAAAAAGCCGAAAGATCATGACTCAGTTGGATCAGTCATTTCTGATGAACAAGTGAAACAGTCTTGGGacaatttgatgaaaaagaaGCCAACGGCATCTCCTTCGATTGATAAAGAAGATGGAGAGTGGGCTAGTGATGACGAGAGCCGGGAGCGGAAAAACTTACCATCAACCTCATCATCTTCAGTGATTATACTTTCACCTCCACCTCATCCgtctcagaaaaaaatacaaccGCCAGTAGCTCCTCCTGGAATTTCAAATCTAAATCGTCCTGGAAATAATTATTCAGGTCCCTCTCAG tcattCCGTCCAAATCAGCAATACAATCCGAATTTCAACCATCAAAGGCCTCCATTCCAATTTGGATTCAATCCACGTGGACGTGGAAGAGGAAACTTCAATAATCGCGGAGGTCATAATTATAACATGGGACACGGTCGGAATGGAAATAACTTCTTTAATCAATCAATGCCAGCAGGAAATGGGTGGATGACCACCT TGAGGCCACTAATCGATCATGATGTGGAGAGCTTATGCATCTTAATCGATCCAGAGTTGGGTACGGACaatatgaaaatgaatgaacTGAATTCATTGTTCACTGAAATGCACAACCTGAAGAAATTAATGAAGCCCAACTGGCCACGTGTCCAATCAACTATTTATCTTCACAATATGGCTTTTGAGAATATGAAGAACATTAAGAACAAGAGCATGCACAAGTACTTCCAAacttttaatgattttatCAGATGTCATCCACCATTGGTCGAGGTACTACCACTTCATTTTTGTGACAGAGGCGCCACAGGCTCG GGTCTGGCGAATTGCATTGCAGGAGTCACTAAGCATGTTGGCGCAAAACACGCTATTTTCTTGACCCAAa ATCACAAACCAGAGTCTGCTATAGTTCAATGCATGCTAGAATGCGAAGTAAAAGTGATGTCGATTCGACTACTTGCTcagtttcttgaaaaaatcacgGGTGATCCGGTCACAATCTAA
- the T11G6.4 gene encoding Major facilitator superfamily (MFS) profile domain-containing protein (Confirmed by transcript evidence), whose translation MPRIRPRSGNEDFLTRITGETWTRNQYIVFIHTFFSFAMIHATRKTLATVKPSIIHTWTSNSTGTPFMESEEHATRFLGVLDTSFMITYAIGLFVSGTLGDHYNPRKMLSFGMAMSAISVFCFGFLTEKYHFYSAPLYIFLWICNGFSQSVGWPIEVAIMGNWFGKDARGTVMGIWSACGSTGNIIGTLIASHALSLGYEYPFLIICSLLLGYSMIVYWQLPSAPWDIDHSFPHDSENKEKQELLPNRPPALGFFKTWLIPGVISFSLAFACLKFVNDGFFFWLPYYLHDGLNWPETFADALSTWYDVGGILASVVAGAASDRMKSRTSLIFYMLIASFVSLYIYSQSPASYSWNAFLLLVTGFCVGGPLNMISSSVVADLGKSDKLKGNAEALATVTGIIDGTGSCGSAIGQFMIPNLQHWYGWNSVFYGFMAMMACTTICITPVLIKEKRKRHKLKAREDKALLNSDSDSNSDSEDDLLLNDQTTRRKHHGTTNSFI comes from the exons ATGCCTCGAATACGGCCGCGCAGTGGAAATGAAGACTTCCTAACAAGAATCACTGGGGAAACATGGACCAGAAACCAATATATAGTTTTtattcatacatttttcag CTTTGCCATGATCCATGCAACAAGAAAAACGCTTGCCACAGTAAAACCTTCAATTATTCACACTTGGACCAGTAACTCGACAGGAACTCCATTTATGGAATCCGAAGAACATGCTACCAGATTCCTAGGAGTTTTGGATACAAGTTTCATGATAACTTATGCAATT GGTTTATTCGTAAGCGGAACTCTTGGAGATCATTACAAtcccagaaaaatgttgagtttTGGAATGGCAATGTCTGCGATTTCAGTTTTCTGTTTTGGTTTTCTAAcagaaaaatatcatttttattcTGCACCCCTGTACATTTTCCTATGGATTTGCAATGGATTCTCACAATCTGTTGGATGGCCAATTGAAGTTGCAATTATGGGAAATTGGTTTGGAAAAGACGCACGAGGTACTGTAATGGGAATATGGTCCGCGTGTGGAAGTACTGGAAATATCATTGGAACATTGATAGCTAGTCATGCATTGTCCCTAGGATACGAG TACCCATTCCTTATAATCTGTTCGTTGCTTCTTGGATACAGTATGATTGTTTACTGGCAGTTACCTTCAGCTCCTTGGGATATAG ATCACAGCTTCCCACATGATTcggaaaataaagaaaaacaagagCTTCTTCCAAACAGACCTCCGGCTttaggatttttcaaaacttggcTAATTCCAGGAGTGATCTCC ttttctctgGCATTTGCCTGCCTCAAATTTGTAAACGACGGGTTTTTCTTCTGGCTGCCCTACTATCTACATGA CGGTCTCAACTGGCCAGAGACATTTGCAGATGCTTTATCGACATGGTATGATGTAGGAGGAATCCTTGCATCAGTGGTAGCAGGAGCTGCATCTGACAGAATGAAATCAAGAACCTCATTAATTTTCTACATGCTCATCGCGTCGTTTGTGTCGTTGTATATTTATTCAC aatcccCAGCTTCTTACTCTTGGAATGCTTTCCTACTTCTTGTAACTGGATTTTGTGTTGGCGGGCCACTTAACATGATATCCAGTTCAGTAGTGGCAGATCTTGGTAAAAGTGACAAGTTGAAAGGAAATGCAGAAGCACTTGCGACAGTTACTGGAATAATTGATGGAACAGGAAGTTGTGGATCTGCGATTGGACAATTTATGATTCCAAACCTTCAACATTGGTATGGATGGAACTCGGTGTTTTATGGATTTATGGCTATG ATGGCTTGTACAACTATTTGCATAACACCAGTTCtgatcaaagaaaaaagaaaaagacatAAACTGAAAGCACGAGAAGATAAAGCACTTTTGAACTCAGATTCGGATAGTAATAGTGATTCAGAAGATGATTTGCTCCTGAATGATCAAACAACTAGAAGGAAACATCACGGAACaacaaattcatttatttag